In the genome of Verrucomicrobium sp., the window CTGTATTTCCGGCTTCACGTGGCCCCCCTCCGGCTTCCGTCGCTGCGGGAGCGGCGGGAGGACATCCCGGCCCTCATCGCATGCTTCCTGCGCCGCCAAGCCGCGGACGGTCCGCCGCTGGAAATCGCTGCCGAAGCGCTCCGGCTGTTCCAGGAAGCGCCGTGGCCGGGAAACGTCCGGCAGTTGGAAAACGCGGTCCGGCGCGCCTCCATGCTGACGGCGGGTCGGGTGATCGGCCCTGATCCGGTTTGCCGGGCCTTGGGCGAGGGGGGGGAGGGAACGGCTTCCGACACTCTCATCGAGGAGTGGATCGGTCGGCGCGTTGCGGGCAAAACTTCCGCCGAGCCCGCGCTACTCCGCCAGTTGGAAGCGAAGGCCATCGCCGCCGTGCTGCACCGTACCGGGGGCCGCCGCTTGGAGGCGGCACGCCTGCTTGGCATCAATCGCAAGACGTTAAGGGAAAAGATCGCCCTCTACGGTCTGGAAGTTCCCGGCAACGACCCTGGTGAGGGATGAGCGCCCAAGCGCGGGGCATTGTTTTTTAATCGCCCGCCTGGAAGCCGGCGGCGTCCCTTTCTTTGAGGCCGCCATTTCGGGAAAGGTTAGTTTCCTATTCCGTCACCCGTTGGAGAAACTCCAGGCGGTTGCCCCAGGGGTCTTCTGAAAAGAAACGGCGGACGTCTTGGATCGCGTCATCGGCGCGGATGGGATGGCCTTCTTTTTCCAAGGCTGCGCGGACCTGGTTAAGGTCGGCGACGAGGAAAGCCGGATGGGCTTTCTTGGCGGGGCGGAAATCCTTTTCCGGACCGATGTGGATGGTCAATGCGCCGCATTGGAACCAGCAGTGGGCGCGGCCTTCCAGGGTCGATGGCATGGGGACTTCCTTTAAGCCCAGCAGCGTGCCGAAGAAGCGGCGCGCTGCGGCGGCGGCTTCCGGCCGGTCCGGCGTGGCCAGGAGGATGTGGTCTAGGGCGGTGATCATAAGGTGGGGTCGAAAAGGGAGAGGCCGGTTTCCTCGTCGCGCTTTTTTACCAGGGCTTTGGGCCACGCGGTGAGGAAAAGCTCCAGGGTGGGCCAGGCATGGGCTTCCAGGAGGTGGCCGCCGCGGGTCGTGCCGTCAGGCAGGCCGATGACGCCATGGACATGGACTTGGGGCTTTTCCCCCGCCAGGCCAATGTCTCCCAGGAGGGAGCAGACCTCCACTTGCTCGTTCACGGGGACTTCCCGGTAGGCTTTGCGCGCCGCGTCGAACCAGGCGAATCGGGCGCTGCGGAATGCGCCGATGGCCTGGAGGCGGGCGGCGTGGAGGCCTTCTTTTTCGGCGAATTCGGTGAGGCCGGAAAAGACCTCGTCTCCCTTGCCGAAGGCCAGGAGATAGTCCTTGGTTCCGTCCGGATAGGTGGTCAGCACGCGGGAGCGCAGGCCGGGGGCCAGGCCCGGGGTGACGGTTCCTCCCGGTGTGACGTAGCCGGCCGGGGCGGCTTCGGCATGGCCGGCGGCCAGATAGCCGCAGGCGGCCAGGCCGGCGCCGGTGAGCCAGGCCCGGCGGGAAAGGGCAGGGGAGATCATGGAGGTAAGATACTTCAGCTTCGCCAAAGTGACAATTTTCCAAAAAATGACTTATTTCGAATTGCGATCAGAGTCTTGTTTTCAAAGTAATTCAAGAAATGACAGGCCGGCGTTATGATCTCCCTAGATATGAAAAACAAGAATACGAACCGCAAGGCAGCCCGCCTCCTTTCCTTGATGATCTTGGGCGGGGCCCTGGTTTCTCCGTTGTCCGCGCAGGCCGCGGGCGGCGCCGGCAAGGGCTGGTTGGAAGTCCGCAATGACGCCTATGAAGCCCCTGGCTTCCAATATTCCGTCTACCGCCCGGATGGTACGGTGGCGGCCTCCCGCGTGCAGGCGGACCAGAAAGTCACTCTCGCTCCGGGCAGCTATCGCGTGGCCACGCAGCAGGCTTCCGTTAAGGCGCAAGTCAGCCGTGGCCGCACGACGGAGGTGGTGCTAAAGGCCGCCTCCTCTGCGCCGGAGTTGAACATGCTTACCGGAGAACCGATCCGGTAGGGCCTGAGATCAGGCCGCGCTCCGGGTGGAGCGCTTTGGGTTGGTACGGCCGGAGTAGTCCCCGGCCTTGGCCGCCCGTAGCTCGGCGATTAACCCGTCGAGCATGGGCGGCCTTTCATTTTTGTGAAATACGAAGACGTGATTGAGCGTGCGCGCGGGCTTCAGGGGGCGAAAGACGACGTCTCGGGGGGCCAGGCGCAGGACGGTGTCGGCGGCCAGGCAGACTCCCTCGCCGACGGCCACCATGGCCATGGCTTCCGGGTAGCGGCGCACTTCGGTGGTGATGCGGGGGCGGAATCCGCTTTTCGAGCAGAGGTCGAGGAAGTAGGAGTGAAAGGCCGGAGCGGAGGAGGCCGCCAGGACGATCCACGGTTCATGGGCGACGCTCTCCAGGGTAATTTCCCGGCGTTTGGCCAGGGGATGGTCGCCGGCCAGGACGATGTAGAGCGGCGCGGTCTTCCAGGGGATCATGTCCAGCTTGGCGGGGAGCCGGGCGGGGGCGGTGCCGATGAAGGCCCCGTCGATCTTCTTTTCTTGCAGGGCTTCCAGCTGCTGTGCGGCGTCCATCTCAAAGAGCTGAAGCTGGCATTCCGGATGGCTCTGGTGGAAACGGCGGAGGAGGTTGGGCATTTTCTCTTCCAGGAGCGCGCCGACGAATCCGATGCGCAGGCGGTCGACCTGGCCTTTCCGCGCGCGGGAGACCGATTCGACCGCCCGGTCCATTTGCTGGAGAATTTCCCGCGCCTGCTCGGCGAAAAGGGCTCCTTCCGGCGTGAGGCTCACGTTGCGGGTGTCCCGTTTCAGCAGGGATGTTCCCAGCTTGCCTTCCAGGATCTGGATGTGGCGGGAAAGGGGCGGCTGGGAAAGATGGAGGCGCCGGGCGGCCTTGACGAAGCTCAGTTCTTCGGCCACGGCCAGGAAGTATTCCAGCTCACGCGTTTGGATGCGTTCCATTTTAATTCTCGGTTTTGGAATAGTTTCTCTGTCTAATAGTGGACCGCAACCAAAACCTTTCCATGCAGGCCGCGTTCCCCCTGGTCTTTCTTGAAGAGGTCAAGAGCCTCCTGCCCTCCCGGCAGGCGGTTTTCTTCGCCTTGCAAATGGTGGGGGCGACGGCGCTGGCGCTATTCCTGGCCTACGTCCTGCAATTGGAATCTCCGGGAACGGCCGCGTTGACGGTGTGGATCGTGGGGAATCCGGCCTTGGGGCCGACGCTTTCCAAGAGTTTTCACCGCATGATCGGCACGCTGGTCGGCGCGACGGCGGCGGTGACGATCATGGCGCTTTTCGCGCAGGCGCCCGGCTTTTTCATTACGGCCCTGGCGCTTTGGATCGGCCTGGGCGCGGGGGTGGGGACGCTCCTTAGGAATTTCCGAAGCTATGGCTCCATTCTGGCGGGCTACACGGCGGCGATGGTCTGCATGGGGGTGTTGGACCATCCCCTCTCGGTTTTTCACTTCGCGCTGACGCGCGCTTCGGCGGTGATCGTGGGGATCGCCTGCGGTACGCTGGTGCCTCTTCTCTTTGCTCCCCGGCGGGCCTATCAGGAGGCCTGGATGCGGATGCGGGAGGCGGCCCAGGCCGTCCTGCGGCACGCGGACCGCGCCGTCCATCTGGACGGACTGGGATCCAACCTGGAAGCCCGCCTTTTTGCCGATGTGATGGCGCTGGAAACGGCCATTGAATTTGCCGCGGTAGAATCGCCGGGTTTCCGCCCTCATGAGCAGCAGGCCCGTGAAACGGTGGCGGCGCTCATCGGCCTGGCTACGGAGGCCGCGGCCCTGGGGCACGACCTGAGCCTCCGCCCGGCTTCGGCCTTGCAGCCGCTATTGCGGGATATGGAGGCGCTTTTCCGGGATTTTCCTTTTGAAGGGGGCGGGGAGGAGCTGGAGGCCTTGCGGAGCCGGATCAACGCCCTGCGCGGGCGCCTGGAGGGCGCGGCCTCTTCGGGGGTGTCCGCGCTTACCATGCGGCGGCTGCGGGAACTTCTGGCCTGTTTCGGCGCGGCGGCGGAAAATTGGGTCGGCGCGCGATTTTTCCCGGCGCATCGCCGCCCGGCCCGGCCCGCGTTCCATCCGAATTATCCCTTGGCTTTGCGCAATGGCATCCGGGCTTTCCTGGGCACGTTGGGAGCGGGTTGTTTCTGGATTTGGTCGACCTGGCCGGCAGCGGCAAATTTCGTCGTGCTTGTCTCGATCGTCTCCAGCCTTTTTGCCGTCGCGGGAGTGCCCACGGCCGTTGTCGGGCAGGTGCTTAAAGGGGGGCTTTGGGGTGTTTTGGCCGCTTTCCTGTGCTCTTTTTTCTTCATGCAGCAGGTCGACGGTTTCCCGCTCTTGGTGCTGTGCCTGGCGCCATTTCTTATGTTCGCGGGCTTGCTGATCTTTTCTCCCGCCACTTCCATCATGGGAGCGGGATTCAGCATCCTCTTTTTCCTGCTGCTGCCGCTCAATAACCCGAGCCATTACGATTTGATCGGCTTTTTGAACAATACCATGGCCGTGGTGGGGGGGATTGTCTGGGGGCTGCTGATTTACCATCTGATTCCGCCGCCGGATTCCCTTTCCGTCCGCGGTTATCTGGAAGGGGAGGTGCGGCGGGACCTGGAAAGACTGGCTTCCGCCCCCCGGCCGATGACCGTCGACGCGTGGCGGCACACGATGTTTGACCGCCTGCACCTCCTGCATAAGGCGGGGGCTCCGTTGGAGGGGCCGCTGGCCGCTCTGCACGTGGGCATTCACATCCTCCGGCTCCGCGCGCTGCAGGAAGCGGCGGGAAAGGAGGGCTCGCGCCTGCGGCCTGCCTTGGAAGCTTTCCGCGCGCCCGCGGGAAGGGTGGAGCGCCTGCGCGCCGCGGGGGACGGGCTGGGAGTCCTGGCTTCCGAAGGAGAAGCATGGGAGGAGGCGGCCGAACGGGTGGAGGAGTCGGCGCTTATGCTGGAGCGGGAAACTTCCTTCTTCCGCCTTGCTTAAAATGAAGGAAATCGACTTCTTCGGCGTTTATCTGCCGCCCTTCTTTGGGTTCCTGGTCCTGGCTTTGCTGGCCTTCCTGCCGATCTCGGTCTTTTTGGATGGAAGCCGCCTGGAGACGTGGGCCTGGCACCCGGCTCTTTTCAAGTTGGCGACGTTTCTCCTTCTGCTCTCCCTGGTCGGGCTGGTAATCGGAATGTTATGAAACGATGGTCCGACTACGATCCGGCTCTGCTCCGCCGCGTGGGAGTCACGGGTGGCGCGGTGCTCCTGGCCGTGCTGGCCGTTGGCCTTCTGTGGTGGAGCTACATGCTCCGCCCCTGGACGCGCGACGGGCGCGTGCGGGCGGAAATCGTGGCCGTGGCGGCCGAAATTCCGGGAAAGGTGACGGAGGTGCGCGTGGCGGACAACCAGTTCGTCCATAAAGGGGACGTCCTCTTCGTCGTCGATCCGGAGGATTACCGGCTGCAGCTGGCGCAGGCGGAGGCGACCTGTGAAGCCCGCCGCCAGCAGATGGAGATCCGCCAGGCCGACGCCGCGCGGCGGCGGCAGCTCAGCGTGGAAGCGGTCTCCCAGGAGGAGCGGGAGACCGCGGAATCGGAGGCCGCCGTGGCCGCCGCCGCGTATGCGGAGGCCCAGGCCTCCCTGGCCACCGCCCGCCTGCACATGCGGCGGACGGAGGTCCTGGCCCCTGCCAACGGCTACGTCACCAATTTCCACCTGCGCGTGGGCGATTACGCCACCCCCGGGCAGGCGAAGATGTCGGTCATCGACTCCGATTCATTTTGGATCGCCGGCTATTTCGAGGAGACGAAGATCCCCCGCATCCGGGAAGGGGACGGCGCCACCATCCGCCTGATGGGCGTGGGCGACCCGCTGGAAGGGCACGTGGAAAGCATCAGCCGCGGCATTGTCGACGCCAATGCGGGGCTGGGCCAGGGGCTGGCGGAGGTCAATCCGGTCTTCAACTGGGTCCGCCTGGCCCAGCGCATCCCCGTCCGCATCATCATCGACCGCGTGCCGTCCGGCGTGATTCTGGCCGCCGGCATGACCTGCACGGTTTCCGTGCATCACCGCCGCCATTCATGAAAACCCGTCTTGCCGGCCTGTTCCTTTCCCTGTGGCTGGCGGGTTGCGCCGTGGGGCCGGACTACCACCGGCCCACCGTGGACATGCCGCCGGACTGGGGCTGGAAGATAGCGGAGCCCGCCGACGACCGGATCAAGCCCGACTGGTGGACCTCTTTCGGCGATCCGGTCCTGAACGATTTGGAGACGCGCGCGGGCAAGGCCAACCAGCAGGTCCTGGCCGCCCTCTCCCGCATCGACGGAGCCCGCGCCACGGCCCGCATCGCCAAGTCGGAGTTCTTCCCCGAGCTGAGCCTGGACCCTTCCGCGAAGCGTTACAAAACGCCTCCCACCGTGGTGCCGCAGAATTTCACCGCCAACACCTTCACCGTTCCCCTGGATTTGAGCTATGAGATCGACCTCTGGGGGCGGGTCCGTCGTTCCTACGAGGGGGCCCAGGCCCGGGCGCAGGCCAGCGTGGCCGATTACTACAACGTGCTCCTTTCCCTGCGCGGGGAGGTGGCCATCCAGTATTTTCTCCTGCGGCAAATGGACGCCCAGCAGGAGATCTTTGAGCGTGTCGCCGCCCTGCGGCAAAAGGAGGCCGAGCTGAAGGAGGAGCGCTTCCGCGGCGGCCTGATCGCCGGCTCCGAGCTGGACCGGGCCCGTACGCAGTGGAAGCTGGCCAAGAGCCAGGCCGTGGAGGCGGCGCGCCAGCGGGAGGAGCTCCAGAGCGGCTTGGCTCTCCTGTGCGGGGAGGCGGCTCCTTCCTTCCGCATCCCTCCGGCGACCTCCCTCGGCGCTGTGCCCCGGATTCCCGTGGGGCTGCCCGCTTCCCTTCTGGAGCGGCGGCCGGACGTGGCGCGGGCGGAGCGGAAGATGCAGGCGGCCAATGCCGACATCGGCGTGGCCTACGCCGCCTATTTCCCCGCCTTGAGCCTGACGGGGGACGCGGGCTATTCCAGCTTCAAGGCGGGCAGCCTGCTGGATTGGGAGAACCGCCTCTTCCAGATCGGGCCCAGCGCGACGCTGCCCCTGCTCAACGGCGGCCGGATCGCCGCGGGGGTCAGCAGCGCCCGGGCCGCCTACCAGGCCACCTGCGCCGATTACCGGCAGACCGTCCTGGCCGCGCTGCGGGACGTGACGGACGCGCTGGACGACCTGCACCATTATGAGGAACAGGCCTCCCTCCTGCGCGAAGCGACGACCGATGCCGCGGCGACGGAGGATCTCTCCCGCCGAAATTTCCAGGGCGGCGTGACGAATTACCTCCAGGTCACGGAGGCGGAGGGCGGGCGCCTGCAGGCCCGGCTGGAAGGGGTGCGGGCGGAGGCGATGGAGCGCATTGCCTCCGTACGCCTGTTTAAGGCGCTGGGCGGGGGCTTCCAGTCCGGATCTTAATCCCGCTGTTCCAGGAAAAGCGTCTTCTGCTGGCCGGATTGGTCGACGGCGCGGGCCGCTTCCTCCAGCGTGACGCCGCTGCCCGCCGGAAGGAGGACGGTGGCGATGGCGATGTCCGCCAGCGCCCGCCGCAGGGCTTCCAGGGAATCGGCCTGGGCGGTGGCGGGATCTTTCTGCAAAAGCATCGGCTCCCATTCCCCTTCCAGGCGGTAGATGCGGCGAGCGGCGTCCAGGGGGGAGGCCAGGCAACGCTGCCGCGCCAGGCGGGCTAGGGAGACCAGGGAGGCGCTCACGGCCTCAGCCTTTCGCGGTGGCGCGGGCCGGTTCCAGGTAGACGGGGAAGCTGGGAATCTCCCCGCTGCGGCGGATCAGGGAATCGAGCAGGGGGGTGGACGACCGCGTGAGAGGCGTGCCCGGCTCCCCGGCCTGCCG includes:
- a CDS encoding DNA-binding protein, which gives rise to MISPALSRRAWLTGAGLAACGYLAAGHAEAAPAGYVTPGGTVTPGLAPGLRSRVLTTYPDGTKDYLLAFGKGDEVFSGLTEFAEKEGLHAARLQAIGAFRSARFAWFDAARKAYREVPVNEQVEVCSLLGDIGLAGEKPQVHVHGVIGLPDGTTRGGHLLEAHAWPTLELFLTAWPKALVKKRDEETGLSLFDPTL
- a CDS encoding efflux transporter outer membrane subunit; protein product: MKTRLAGLFLSLWLAGCAVGPDYHRPTVDMPPDWGWKIAEPADDRIKPDWWTSFGDPVLNDLETRAGKANQQVLAALSRIDGARATARIAKSEFFPELSLDPSAKRYKTPPTVVPQNFTANTFTVPLDLSYEIDLWGRVRRSYEGAQARAQASVADYYNVLLSLRGEVAIQYFLLRQMDAQQEIFERVAALRQKEAELKEERFRGGLIAGSELDRARTQWKLAKSQAVEAARQREELQSGLALLCGEAAPSFRIPPATSLGAVPRIPVGLPASLLERRPDVARAERKMQAANADIGVAYAAYFPALSLTGDAGYSSFKAGSLLDWENRLFQIGPSATLPLLNGGRIAAGVSSARAAYQATCADYRQTVLAALRDVTDALDDLHHYEEQASLLREATTDAAATEDLSRRNFQGGVTNYLQVTEAEGGRLQARLEGVRAEAMERIASVRLFKALGGGFQSGS
- a CDS encoding FUSC family protein; translated protein: MDRNQNLSMQAAFPLVFLEEVKSLLPSRQAVFFALQMVGATALALFLAYVLQLESPGTAALTVWIVGNPALGPTLSKSFHRMIGTLVGATAAVTIMALFAQAPGFFITALALWIGLGAGVGTLLRNFRSYGSILAGYTAAMVCMGVLDHPLSVFHFALTRASAVIVGIACGTLVPLLFAPRRAYQEAWMRMREAAQAVLRHADRAVHLDGLGSNLEARLFADVMALETAIEFAAVESPGFRPHEQQARETVAALIGLATEAAALGHDLSLRPASALQPLLRDMEALFRDFPFEGGGEELEALRSRINALRGRLEGAASSGVSALTMRRLRELLACFGAAAENWVGARFFPAHRRPARPAFHPNYPLALRNGIRAFLGTLGAGCFWIWSTWPAAANFVVLVSIVSSLFAVAGVPTAVVGQVLKGGLWGVLAAFLCSFFFMQQVDGFPLLVLCLAPFLMFAGLLIFSPATSIMGAGFSILFFLLLPLNNPSHYDLIGFLNNTMAVVGGIVWGLLIYHLIPPPDSLSVRGYLEGEVRRDLERLASAPRPMTVDAWRHTMFDRLHLLHKAGAPLEGPLAALHVGIHILRLRALQEAAGKEGSRLRPALEAFRAPAGRVERLRAAGDGLGVLASEGEAWEEAAERVEESALMLERETSFFRLA
- a CDS encoding HlyD family secretion protein, producing the protein MKRWSDYDPALLRRVGVTGGAVLLAVLAVGLLWWSYMLRPWTRDGRVRAEIVAVAAEIPGKVTEVRVADNQFVHKGDVLFVVDPEDYRLQLAQAEATCEARRQQMEIRQADAARRRQLSVEAVSQEERETAESEAAVAAAAYAEAQASLATARLHMRRTEVLAPANGYVTNFHLRVGDYATPGQAKMSVIDSDSFWIAGYFEETKIPRIREGDGATIRLMGVGDPLEGHVESISRGIVDANAGLGQGLAEVNPVFNWVRLAQRIPVRIIIDRVPSGVILAAGMTCTVSVHHRRHS
- a CDS encoding DUF1656 domain-containing protein: MKEIDFFGVYLPPFFGFLVLALLAFLPISVFLDGSRLETWAWHPALFKLATFLLLLSLVGLVIGML
- a CDS encoding LysR substrate-binding domain-containing protein, whose translation is MERIQTRELEYFLAVAEELSFVKAARRLHLSQPPLSRHIQILEGKLGTSLLKRDTRNVSLTPEGALFAEQAREILQQMDRAVESVSRARKGQVDRLRIGFVGALLEEKMPNLLRRFHQSHPECQLQLFEMDAAQQLEALQEKKIDGAFIGTAPARLPAKLDMIPWKTAPLYIVLAGDHPLAKRREITLESVAHEPWIVLAASSAPAFHSYFLDLCSKSGFRPRITTEVRRYPEAMAMVAVGEGVCLAADTVLRLAPRDVVFRPLKPARTLNHVFVFHKNERPPMLDGLIAELRAAKAGDYSGRTNPKRSTRSAA